From one Musa acuminata AAA Group cultivar baxijiao chromosome BXJ2-6, Cavendish_Baxijiao_AAA, whole genome shotgun sequence genomic stretch:
- the LOC135613406 gene encoding transcription factor bHLH94-like isoform X2, whose protein sequence is MALEAVALPQDLFGCAMNELYNMGGAAWCYAFGDEGEEKGVALDCKISGGGGGGMHGNLDVSSGASSSLLETASKDGALVIGREATAGGRKRRRTKVFKNQEEVENQRMTHIAVERNRRKQMNEYLAVLQSLMPASYVQRGDQASIIGGAINFVKELEQLVQSLEARKRVEKRMDAAPFADFFTFPQYSTTGSRSASNDCADEGATENRPAVADIEVTMVESHANLKVLSRRRPKQLLKMVLGLQNLRLTTLHLNVTSIAEMAFYSFSLKVEDDCQLTSVDEIATAVHQMVGTIQDDADRDSNL, encoded by the exons atgGCACTGGAAGCTGTGGCGCTCCCACAGGACCTCTTCGGTTGCGCCATGAACGAGTTGTACAACATGGGAGGAGCAGCGTGGTGCTACGCCTTTGGTGATGAGGGGGAGGAGAAGGGTGTGGCGTTAGATTGTAAGAtaagtggtggtggaggaggtggcATGCATGGGAATTTGGACGTCTCTTCGGGTGCAAGCTCGTCGCTGCTGGAGACAGCTTCCAAGGACGGCGCCTTGGTCATCGGCCGAGAGGCAACGGCAGGGGGGAGGAAGAGGCGGCGCACCAAGGTTTTCAAGAACCAGgaggaggtggagaaccaaaggaTGACCCACATCGCCGTGGAGCGGAACCGGCGGAAGCAGATGAACGAGTACCTGGCTGTGCTCCAATCACTCATGCCGGCCTCCTACGTTCAAAGG GGTGATCAAGCATCGATCATCGGAGGGGCGATAAACTTCGTCAAAGAGCTCGAACAACTGGTCCAATCCCTCGAGGCTCGAAAGCGAGTCGAGAAACGCATGGACGCGGCTCCGTTCGCCGACTTCTTCACCTTCCCCCAGTATTCGACCACCGGTTCGCGCAGCGCAAGCAATGACTGCGCGGACGAGGGGGCGACGGAGAACCGGCCGGCTGTGGCTGACATAGAGGTGACCATGGTGGAGAGCCACGCCAACCTCAAGGTCCTCTCCAGGCGGCGGCCGAAGCAGCTGCTGAAGATGGTGCTGGGGCTGCAGAACCTCCGGCTGACCACCCTCCACCTCAACGTGACCTCCATTGCCGAGATGGCCTTCTACTCTTTCAGCCTGAAG GTGGAAGACGATTGCCAACTGACATCGGTGGATGAAATTGCAACTGCGGTCCATCAGATGGTTGGGACGATTCAGGATGATGCTGATCGCGACAGCAATCTGTGA
- the LOC135613406 gene encoding transcription factor bHLH94-like isoform X1, with protein MALEAVALPQDLFGCAMNELYNMGGAAWCYAFGDEGEEKGVALDCKISGGGGGGMHGNLDVSSGASSSLLETASKDGALVIGREATAGGRKRRRTKVFKNQEEVENQRMTHIAVERNRRKQMNEYLAVLQSLMPASYVQRGDQASIIGGAINFVKELEQLVQSLEARKRVEKRMDAAPFADFFTFPQYSTTGSRSASNDCADEGATENRPAVADIEVTMVESHANLKVLSRRRPKQLLKMVLGLQNLRLTTLHLNVTSIAEMAFYSFSLKVWQPCKRSSSVFLGCNRQCRPVLFLHPIGVGGRRLPTDIGG; from the exons atgGCACTGGAAGCTGTGGCGCTCCCACAGGACCTCTTCGGTTGCGCCATGAACGAGTTGTACAACATGGGAGGAGCAGCGTGGTGCTACGCCTTTGGTGATGAGGGGGAGGAGAAGGGTGTGGCGTTAGATTGTAAGAtaagtggtggtggaggaggtggcATGCATGGGAATTTGGACGTCTCTTCGGGTGCAAGCTCGTCGCTGCTGGAGACAGCTTCCAAGGACGGCGCCTTGGTCATCGGCCGAGAGGCAACGGCAGGGGGGAGGAAGAGGCGGCGCACCAAGGTTTTCAAGAACCAGgaggaggtggagaaccaaaggaTGACCCACATCGCCGTGGAGCGGAACCGGCGGAAGCAGATGAACGAGTACCTGGCTGTGCTCCAATCACTCATGCCGGCCTCCTACGTTCAAAGG GGTGATCAAGCATCGATCATCGGAGGGGCGATAAACTTCGTCAAAGAGCTCGAACAACTGGTCCAATCCCTCGAGGCTCGAAAGCGAGTCGAGAAACGCATGGACGCGGCTCCGTTCGCCGACTTCTTCACCTTCCCCCAGTATTCGACCACCGGTTCGCGCAGCGCAAGCAATGACTGCGCGGACGAGGGGGCGACGGAGAACCGGCCGGCTGTGGCTGACATAGAGGTGACCATGGTGGAGAGCCACGCCAACCTCAAGGTCCTCTCCAGGCGGCGGCCGAAGCAGCTGCTGAAGATGGTGCTGGGGCTGCAGAACCTCCGGCTGACCACCCTCCACCTCAACGTGACCTCCATTGCCGAGATGGCCTTCTACTCTTTCAGCCTGAAGGTATGGCAGCCATGCAAACGCTCCTCTTCTGTCTTCCTTGGTTGCAACCGACAATGTCGACCTGTTCTTTTTCTTCATCCGATTGGCGTAGGTGGAAGACGATTGCCAACTGACATCGGTGGATGA
- the LOC135614234 gene encoding chaperone protein dnaJ 1, mitochondrial-like isoform X2, with product MGRLWLGIPKRSLPSLFLSRKAFDRPWSSPIMGSPLGLVQGRKEAFSPFMRAIYHLSTRYETNGGIVEGTHDFMRLRTFLLSRFFHATGPCYAIERDYYEILGIPQDASLDDIKKAFHALAKKYHPDANKNNPTSKRKFQEIRDAYETLRDPKKRAKYDRKSFQGSEKVGYAADDTEGFHEAYHDPFSEFHKTNHGPFSNSFFKIFTEVFEHERETYAADTQVELNLSFSEAAKGCIKQVSFTSQVLCSSCHGRGHPVNAKPSRCPTCNGVGTVTVFPFTSTCSSCRGLGKIIKDHCSACRGLGVVDGVKNVNVTIPAGVDSGDTISVPNAGNQGGNGVHPGNLYIKLQVDKDLVFLRDGSDVYVDTHISFTQAILGGNVEVPTLSGKTKVKIPKGVQPGQLLILRGRGLPKQIGLVDHGDQSVNDRQRELLEEFAKEEANQESYGFADGNWWQRIIDQLTHLRFIDHLISPRFMLGIGFLLLLNLLVSKSLS from the exons ATGGGTAGACTCTGGCTGGGTATACCGAAAAGATCGTTACCGTCCCTTTTCCTATCGAGAAAG GCTTTTGACCGTCCTTGGTCCTCGCCGATCATGGGTTCACCATTGGGTCTTGTCCAAGGGAGGAAGGAGGCTTTCTCACCATTTATGAGAGCAATTTATCACCTGTCAACAA GATATGAAACCAATGGTGGTATTGTTGAAGGAACCCATGACTTTATGAGATTGAGGACATTTTTGTTAAGCCGATTCTTTCATGCAACAG gacCTTGTTATGCTATTGAACGGGACTATTATGAAATTCTTGGTATCCCACAAGATGCTTCATTAGATGATATCAAGAAAGCTTTTCATGCG CTGGCTAAGAAGTACCACCCAGATGCCAACAAAAACAATCCTAcatcaaagagaaagtttcaagagATAAGAGATGCATACGAG ACTTTGCGAGATCCCAAAAAGAGAGCAAAATATGACAGG AAATCCTTCCAAGGGTCAGAGAAAGTAGGCTATGCTGCAGATGACACGGAAGGGTTCCATGAAGCCTATCATGATCCTTTCTCAGAATTCCACAAAACCAATCATGGTCCTTTCTCTAATTCATTCTTTAAAATATTTACTGAG GTGTTTGAACATGAGAGAGAAACATATGCAGCTGACACACAG GTGGAGCTAAATCTATCATTTTCTGAAGCAGCTAAGGGTTGTATTAAGCAGGTGTCCTTTACCTCACAAGTTCTCTGCAGCTCTTGCC ATGGAAGGGGCCATCCTGTTAATGCAAAGCCTTCAAGATGTCCTACTTGTAATGGTGTTGGAACA GTCACAGTGTTTCCTTTTACATCTACTTGTAGCTCTTGCAGAGGGTTGGGGAAGATAATCAAG GATCATTGCTCAGCATGCAGAGGGTTGGGGGTGGTTGATGGTGTGAAGAATGTTAATGTAACCATTCCAGCAG GAGTTGATTCTGGTGATACAATTAGTGTGCCAAATGCTGGAAATCAAGGTGGAAATGGTGTCCATCCCGGAAATCTGTACATTAAGTTGCag GTAGACAAGGACCTTGTCTTCCTACGAGATGGTTCTGATGTATATGTTGACACCCACATAAGCTTCACTCAG GCTATTCTTGGTGGTAATGTTGAAGTTCCCACCTTGTCTGGGAAGACAAAAGTGAAG ATACCAAAAGGAGTCCAACCTGGGCAACTGTTAATTCTGAGGGGTAGAG GTTTACCGAAGCAAATTGGCCTAGTTGATCATGGTGACCA GTCAGTAAATGACCGGCAGCGGGAATTGTTAGAAGAATTTGCTAAGGAGGAAGCAAACCAGGAAAGTTATGGATTTGCTGATGGAAACTG GTGGCAGCGAATCATCGATCAACTGACTCATCTTAGATTCATCGATCATCTGATCAGTCCTAGGTTCATGCTGGGTATCGGCTTTCTGTTGTTGCTTAATTTGCTGGTGAGCAAAAGCTTGAGCTAA
- the LOC135614234 gene encoding chaperone protein dnaJ 1, mitochondrial-like isoform X1, whose amino-acid sequence MGRLWLGIPKRSLPSLFLSRKAFDRPWSSPIMGSPLGLVQGRKEAFSPFMRAIYHLSTRYETNGGIVEGTHDFMRLRTFLLSRFFHATGPCYAIERDYYEILGIPQDASLDDIKKAFHALAKKYHPDANKNNPTSKRKFQEIRDAYETLRDPKKRAKYDRKSFQGSEKVGYAADDTEGFHEAYHDPFSEFHKTNHGPFSNSFFKIFTEVFEHERETYAADTQVELNLSFSEAAKGCIKQVSFTSQVLCSSCHGRGHPVNAKPSRCPTCNGVGTVTVFPFTSTCSSCRGLGKIIKDHCSACRGLGVVDGVKNVNVTIPAGVDSGDTISVPNAGNQGGNGVHPGNLYIKLQVDKDLVFLRDGSDVYVDTHISFTQAILGGNVEVPTLSGKTKVKIPKGVQPGQLLILRGRGLPKQIGLVDHGDQYVRFRVHFPSSVNDRQRELLEEFAKEEANQESYGFADGNWWQRIIDQLTHLRFIDHLISPRFMLGIGFLLLLNLLVSKSLS is encoded by the exons ATGGGTAGACTCTGGCTGGGTATACCGAAAAGATCGTTACCGTCCCTTTTCCTATCGAGAAAG GCTTTTGACCGTCCTTGGTCCTCGCCGATCATGGGTTCACCATTGGGTCTTGTCCAAGGGAGGAAGGAGGCTTTCTCACCATTTATGAGAGCAATTTATCACCTGTCAACAA GATATGAAACCAATGGTGGTATTGTTGAAGGAACCCATGACTTTATGAGATTGAGGACATTTTTGTTAAGCCGATTCTTTCATGCAACAG gacCTTGTTATGCTATTGAACGGGACTATTATGAAATTCTTGGTATCCCACAAGATGCTTCATTAGATGATATCAAGAAAGCTTTTCATGCG CTGGCTAAGAAGTACCACCCAGATGCCAACAAAAACAATCCTAcatcaaagagaaagtttcaagagATAAGAGATGCATACGAG ACTTTGCGAGATCCCAAAAAGAGAGCAAAATATGACAGG AAATCCTTCCAAGGGTCAGAGAAAGTAGGCTATGCTGCAGATGACACGGAAGGGTTCCATGAAGCCTATCATGATCCTTTCTCAGAATTCCACAAAACCAATCATGGTCCTTTCTCTAATTCATTCTTTAAAATATTTACTGAG GTGTTTGAACATGAGAGAGAAACATATGCAGCTGACACACAG GTGGAGCTAAATCTATCATTTTCTGAAGCAGCTAAGGGTTGTATTAAGCAGGTGTCCTTTACCTCACAAGTTCTCTGCAGCTCTTGCC ATGGAAGGGGCCATCCTGTTAATGCAAAGCCTTCAAGATGTCCTACTTGTAATGGTGTTGGAACA GTCACAGTGTTTCCTTTTACATCTACTTGTAGCTCTTGCAGAGGGTTGGGGAAGATAATCAAG GATCATTGCTCAGCATGCAGAGGGTTGGGGGTGGTTGATGGTGTGAAGAATGTTAATGTAACCATTCCAGCAG GAGTTGATTCTGGTGATACAATTAGTGTGCCAAATGCTGGAAATCAAGGTGGAAATGGTGTCCATCCCGGAAATCTGTACATTAAGTTGCag GTAGACAAGGACCTTGTCTTCCTACGAGATGGTTCTGATGTATATGTTGACACCCACATAAGCTTCACTCAG GCTATTCTTGGTGGTAATGTTGAAGTTCCCACCTTGTCTGGGAAGACAAAAGTGAAG ATACCAAAAGGAGTCCAACCTGGGCAACTGTTAATTCTGAGGGGTAGAG GTTTACCGAAGCAAATTGGCCTAGTTGATCATGGTGACCAGTATGTGCGATTCCGTGTGCATTTTCCTTC GTCAGTAAATGACCGGCAGCGGGAATTGTTAGAAGAATTTGCTAAGGAGGAAGCAAACCAGGAAAGTTATGGATTTGCTGATGGAAACTG GTGGCAGCGAATCATCGATCAACTGACTCATCTTAGATTCATCGATCATCTGATCAGTCCTAGGTTCATGCTGGGTATCGGCTTTCTGTTGTTGCTTAATTTGCTGGTGAGCAAAAGCTTGAGCTAA
- the LOC135614234 gene encoding chaperone protein dnaJ 1, mitochondrial-like isoform X3, whose product MGRLWLGIPKRSLPSLFLSRKAFDRPWSSPIMGSPLGLVQGRKEAFSPFMRAIYHLSTRYETNGGIVEGTHDFMRLRTFLLSRFFHATGPCYAIERDYYEILGIPQDASLDDIKKAFHALAKKYHPDANKNNPTSKRKFQEIRDAYETLRDPKKRAKYDRKSFQGSEKVGYAADDTEGFHEAYHDPFSEFHKTNHGPFSNSFFKIFTEVFEHERETYAADTQVELNLSFSEAAKGCIKQVSFTSQVLCSSCHGRGHPVNAKPSRCPTCNGVGTVTVFPFTSTCSSCRGLGKIIKDHCSACRGLGVVDGVKNVNVTIPAGVDSGDTISVPNAGNQGGNGVHPGNLYIKLQVDKDLVFLRDGSDVYVDTHISFTQAILGGNVEVPTLSGKTKVKIPKGVQPGQLLILRGRGLPKQIGLVDHGDQYVRFRVHFPSSVNDRQRELLEEFAKEEANQESYGFADGNWLYQQLSTG is encoded by the exons ATGGGTAGACTCTGGCTGGGTATACCGAAAAGATCGTTACCGTCCCTTTTCCTATCGAGAAAG GCTTTTGACCGTCCTTGGTCCTCGCCGATCATGGGTTCACCATTGGGTCTTGTCCAAGGGAGGAAGGAGGCTTTCTCACCATTTATGAGAGCAATTTATCACCTGTCAACAA GATATGAAACCAATGGTGGTATTGTTGAAGGAACCCATGACTTTATGAGATTGAGGACATTTTTGTTAAGCCGATTCTTTCATGCAACAG gacCTTGTTATGCTATTGAACGGGACTATTATGAAATTCTTGGTATCCCACAAGATGCTTCATTAGATGATATCAAGAAAGCTTTTCATGCG CTGGCTAAGAAGTACCACCCAGATGCCAACAAAAACAATCCTAcatcaaagagaaagtttcaagagATAAGAGATGCATACGAG ACTTTGCGAGATCCCAAAAAGAGAGCAAAATATGACAGG AAATCCTTCCAAGGGTCAGAGAAAGTAGGCTATGCTGCAGATGACACGGAAGGGTTCCATGAAGCCTATCATGATCCTTTCTCAGAATTCCACAAAACCAATCATGGTCCTTTCTCTAATTCATTCTTTAAAATATTTACTGAG GTGTTTGAACATGAGAGAGAAACATATGCAGCTGACACACAG GTGGAGCTAAATCTATCATTTTCTGAAGCAGCTAAGGGTTGTATTAAGCAGGTGTCCTTTACCTCACAAGTTCTCTGCAGCTCTTGCC ATGGAAGGGGCCATCCTGTTAATGCAAAGCCTTCAAGATGTCCTACTTGTAATGGTGTTGGAACA GTCACAGTGTTTCCTTTTACATCTACTTGTAGCTCTTGCAGAGGGTTGGGGAAGATAATCAAG GATCATTGCTCAGCATGCAGAGGGTTGGGGGTGGTTGATGGTGTGAAGAATGTTAATGTAACCATTCCAGCAG GAGTTGATTCTGGTGATACAATTAGTGTGCCAAATGCTGGAAATCAAGGTGGAAATGGTGTCCATCCCGGAAATCTGTACATTAAGTTGCag GTAGACAAGGACCTTGTCTTCCTACGAGATGGTTCTGATGTATATGTTGACACCCACATAAGCTTCACTCAG GCTATTCTTGGTGGTAATGTTGAAGTTCCCACCTTGTCTGGGAAGACAAAAGTGAAG ATACCAAAAGGAGTCCAACCTGGGCAACTGTTAATTCTGAGGGGTAGAG GTTTACCGAAGCAAATTGGCCTAGTTGATCATGGTGACCAGTATGTGCGATTCCGTGTGCATTTTCCTTC GTCAGTAAATGACCGGCAGCGGGAATTGTTAGAAGAATTTGCTAAGGAGGAAGCAAACCAGGAAAGTTATGGATTTGCTGATGGAAACTG GCTTTACCAGCAGCTCTCTACTGGTTGA
- the LOC135614234 gene encoding chaperone protein dnaJ 1, mitochondrial-like isoform X4 → MGRLWLGIPKRSLPSLFLSRKAFDRPWSSPIMGSPLGLVQGRKEAFSPFMRAIYHLSTRYETNGGIVEGTHDFMRLRTFLLSRFFHATGPCYAIERDYYEILGIPQDASLDDIKKAFHALAKKYHPDANKNNPTSKRKFQEIRDAYETLRDPKKRAKYDRKSFQGSEKVGYAADDTEGFHEAYHDPFSEFHKTNHGPFSNSFFKIFTEVFEHERETYAADTQVELNLSFSEAAKGCIKQVSFTSQVLCSSCHGRGHPVNAKPSRCPTCNGVGTVTVFPFTSTCSSCRGLGKIIKDHCSACRGLGVVDGVKNVNVTIPAGVDSGDTISVPNAGNQGGNGVHPGNLYIKLQVDKDLVFLRDGSDVYVDTHISFTQAILGGNVEVPTLSGKTKVKIPKGVQPGQLLILRGRGLPKQIGLVDHGDQSVNDRQRELLEEFAKEEANQESYGFADGNWLYQQLSTG, encoded by the exons ATGGGTAGACTCTGGCTGGGTATACCGAAAAGATCGTTACCGTCCCTTTTCCTATCGAGAAAG GCTTTTGACCGTCCTTGGTCCTCGCCGATCATGGGTTCACCATTGGGTCTTGTCCAAGGGAGGAAGGAGGCTTTCTCACCATTTATGAGAGCAATTTATCACCTGTCAACAA GATATGAAACCAATGGTGGTATTGTTGAAGGAACCCATGACTTTATGAGATTGAGGACATTTTTGTTAAGCCGATTCTTTCATGCAACAG gacCTTGTTATGCTATTGAACGGGACTATTATGAAATTCTTGGTATCCCACAAGATGCTTCATTAGATGATATCAAGAAAGCTTTTCATGCG CTGGCTAAGAAGTACCACCCAGATGCCAACAAAAACAATCCTAcatcaaagagaaagtttcaagagATAAGAGATGCATACGAG ACTTTGCGAGATCCCAAAAAGAGAGCAAAATATGACAGG AAATCCTTCCAAGGGTCAGAGAAAGTAGGCTATGCTGCAGATGACACGGAAGGGTTCCATGAAGCCTATCATGATCCTTTCTCAGAATTCCACAAAACCAATCATGGTCCTTTCTCTAATTCATTCTTTAAAATATTTACTGAG GTGTTTGAACATGAGAGAGAAACATATGCAGCTGACACACAG GTGGAGCTAAATCTATCATTTTCTGAAGCAGCTAAGGGTTGTATTAAGCAGGTGTCCTTTACCTCACAAGTTCTCTGCAGCTCTTGCC ATGGAAGGGGCCATCCTGTTAATGCAAAGCCTTCAAGATGTCCTACTTGTAATGGTGTTGGAACA GTCACAGTGTTTCCTTTTACATCTACTTGTAGCTCTTGCAGAGGGTTGGGGAAGATAATCAAG GATCATTGCTCAGCATGCAGAGGGTTGGGGGTGGTTGATGGTGTGAAGAATGTTAATGTAACCATTCCAGCAG GAGTTGATTCTGGTGATACAATTAGTGTGCCAAATGCTGGAAATCAAGGTGGAAATGGTGTCCATCCCGGAAATCTGTACATTAAGTTGCag GTAGACAAGGACCTTGTCTTCCTACGAGATGGTTCTGATGTATATGTTGACACCCACATAAGCTTCACTCAG GCTATTCTTGGTGGTAATGTTGAAGTTCCCACCTTGTCTGGGAAGACAAAAGTGAAG ATACCAAAAGGAGTCCAACCTGGGCAACTGTTAATTCTGAGGGGTAGAG GTTTACCGAAGCAAATTGGCCTAGTTGATCATGGTGACCA GTCAGTAAATGACCGGCAGCGGGAATTGTTAGAAGAATTTGCTAAGGAGGAAGCAAACCAGGAAAGTTATGGATTTGCTGATGGAAACTG GCTTTACCAGCAGCTCTCTACTGGTTGA
- the LOC103986770 gene encoding zinc-finger homeodomain protein 1-like, with amino-acid sequence MDFDEHDEGIEEMALPVRSSDHTVTGNSDLGGGGGAKMGGGGESASATAGMAVRGSGHRKTYGGRGGRGKYRECLKNHAVGIGGHAVDGCGEFMAAGEEGTLDALRCAACGCHRNFHRREEEGGGAGGGGGATEVIGYHPQFSPYNRAPGGYLHPHHSTATALASPQQHRPAPLALPSARGGGGHSWDEQEETPNPMVGVGGGVGRRGGVVARKRFRTKFTQEQKEKMLAFAEWLGWRIQRHDEAAVQKFCEETCVKRHVLKVWMHNNKHTLGKKH; translated from the coding sequence ATGGATTTCGACGAACACGATGAAGGAATAGAGGAGATGGCCTTGCCGGTGCGATCGAGTGACCACACCGTCACGGGGAATTCTGatctaggaggaggaggaggagctaagATGGGCGGAGGAGGGGAATCGGCGTCGGCGACGGCCGGGATGGCGGTGAGAGGGTCGGGGCACCGCAAGACGTACGGTGGCAGAGGCGGGCGAGGGAAGTACCGGGAGTGCCTGAAGAACCACGCCGTGGGAATCGGGGGGCACGCGGTGGACGGGTGCGGGGAGTTTATGGCGGCGGGGGAGGAGGGGACACTCGACGCGCTCCGTTGCGCTGCATGCGGCTGCCACCGGAACTTCCAtcggagggaggaggagggaggaggagctgGTGGTGGCGGAGGCGCGACGGAGGTCATCGGGTACCACCCCCAGTTCTCGCCCTACAACCGCGCGCCGGGAGGGTACTTGCACCCCCACCACTCCACTGCCACGGCACTCGCGTCGCCGCAGCAGCACAGGCCGGCACCGCTGGCGCTGCCGTCGGCGCGGGGAGGCGGAGGGCACAGCTGGGACGAGCAGGAGGAGACGCCGAACCCGATGGTGGGCGTCGGCGGCGGAGTCGGAAGACGAGGAGGCGTGGTGGCGAGGAAGAGGTTCCGGACCAAGTTCACGCAGGAGCAGAAGGAGAAGATGCTGGCTTTCGCAGAATGGCTGGGGTGGCGGATTCAGAGGCACGACGAGGCGGCGGTGCAGAAGTTCTGCGAGGAGACGTGCGTCAAGCGGCACGTCCTCAAGGTGTGGATGCACAACAACAAGCACACCCTCGGTAAGAAACATTAA
- the LOC135614235 gene encoding GEM-like protein 1: MDPAVEHAGKAVSNGERSPEAAPHTNLRAEDPAPPPPPRPPLLNPDVPQPHQQPTESQTPHLAREAPPAASATPPASNTYAVPPPAANSSSSRSTMETVKNVLKIWGSKVGETAKKAEDLTRNAWQHLNTGPSFVEATMGRIAQGTKVIAEGGYDKIFQQTFDTLSEEQLRKYHACYLSTSAGPVMGVLYLSTTKLAFCSDNPLPYKIGDQTEWSYYKVVVPLNQLRAVNPSVNRMKSAEKYIQVVSTDNHEFWFMGFLNYDSAVKILQEALRDVEVARP, translated from the exons ATGGATCCGGCCGTCGAACATGCCGGCAAGGCGGTGTCCAACGGCGAACGCTCCCCCGAAGCTGCCCCGCACACCAATCTCCGAGCCGAGGACCCCGCTCCCCCTCCGCCGCCGCGGCCGCCTCTACTGAACCCCGACGTCCCTCAGCCCCATCAGCAACCCACCGAGTCCCAGACGCCTCATCTGGCCAGGGAGGCGCCTCCCGCGGCTTCCGCAACGCCGCCGGCGTCGAACACTTATGCGGTTCCCCCTCCCGCTGCGAACTCGTCTTCCTCCCGAA GTACGATGGAGACAGTGAAGAACGTGCTTAAGATATGGGGGAGCAAGGTCGGTGAGACAGCGAAGAAAGCTGAGGACTTGACTAGAAACGCATGGCAGCACC TGAACACTGGACCTAGTTTTGTTGAAGCTACCATGGGAAGAATTGCTCAAGGAACCAAAGTGATTGCAGAAGGTGGTTATGATAAGATATTTCAACAAACTTTTGACACACTTTCTGAAGAGCAACTTAGGAAATACCATGCATGCTATCTATCAACATCTGCTGGTCCTGTTATGGGAGTTCTCTATCTTTCCACCACAAAACTTGCATTCTGCAGTGACAATCCTCTTCCCTATAAAATTGGAGATCAAACTGAATGGAGTTATTATAAG GTAGTTGTTCCTTTGAATCAGCTCAGAGCAGTTAACCCTTCAGTAAACAGAATGAAGTCTGcagaaaaatatattcaagttgTTTCCACAGACAACCATGAATTTTGGTTTATGGGATTCTTAAACTACGATAGTGCTGTAAAGATTCTACAGGAAGCTTTGCGTGATGTAGAGGTGGCACGACCGTAA